A region from the Helcococcus ovis genome encodes:
- the pip gene encoding prolyl aminopeptidase translates to MYKLFNKLEPYNEGYLKVDDIHEIYYSESGNKDGKPIVYVHGGPGGGCGTLGNRFFDPEFYRIITIDQRGCGKSKPFLELKDNTTKYLSDDMEKIREHLKIDKWVLFGGSWGTTLSLYYAINHPDRVLGIILRGVFLGRKEDSDWLYQKGSDSFFPDLFEKFTANFTEKQKENLINSYYEKLTSDDKEIQKKYAKQFADFEGSIVSLYPRELSEEISDYDLAIAIMECHYFYHDFFMPENYILDNVDRIKNIPTIIVHGRYDVDCRPIGAYLLDKKLNNSELIFTIAGHSSIEEENTHELIEATNKFKKLFK, encoded by the coding sequence ATGTATAAATTATTTAATAAGTTAGAACCATATAATGAAGGGTATTTGAAAGTAGATGATATTCACGAAATTTATTATTCTGAAAGTGGAAACAAAGATGGTAAGCCGATAGTTTATGTACACGGCGGACCGGGAGGCGGATGTGGCACTTTAGGAAATAGATTTTTTGATCCTGAGTTTTATAGAATTATTACTATTGATCAAAGAGGGTGTGGCAAAAGCAAACCATTTTTAGAACTTAAAGATAATACTACAAAATATTTAAGTGATGATATGGAAAAAATCAGAGAGCATTTAAAAATAGACAAATGGGTTTTATTTGGCGGTTCATGGGGGACAACCCTTTCGCTTTATTATGCTATAAATCATCCTGATAGAGTTTTGGGTATAATTCTTAGAGGAGTATTTTTAGGGAGAAAAGAAGATTCTGATTGGTTGTATCAAAAGGGGAGTGATTCATTTTTTCCGGATTTATTTGAAAAATTTACAGCTAATTTCACAGAAAAACAGAAAGAAAATTTAATTAATTCTTACTATGAAAAATTGACATCTGATGATAAAGAAATTCAAAAAAAATATGCAAAACAATTTGCGGATTTTGAAGGTTCGATTGTATCATTATATCCTAGAGAATTATCTGAAGAAATTTCAGACTATGATTTAGCAATAGCAATTATGGAATGTCACTATTTCTATCATGATTTTTTCATGCCGGAAAATTATATTTTAGATAATGTAGACCGTATTAAAAACATTCCTACCATAATTGTGCATGGAAGATATGATGTTGATTGTAGACCGATAGGGGCATATCTATTAGATAAAAAGCTTAATAATTCTGAATTGATATTTACAATAGCCGGTCACAGTTCAATAGAAGAAGAAAACACACATGAACTAATAGAAGCTACAAATAAATTTAAAAAATTATTTAAATAA
- a CDS encoding NADPH-dependent FMN reductase gives MKFVGIAGSISDKSYNKMLLDYAKFIFNDVVEIEILDINDIPLFNQDLNQDDYPKIKELSDKIESSDGVIIVTPEHNYTIPAVLKSVIEWFSFNVHPLKNKPVMILGASYTEQGTSRAQLHLRQILDSPGVDAFVMPGNEFLLSNVREKFDKDGTLIHEQTSDYLEHCLLRFMKYAELIKKLDIDNIESKFTLTLKAGGYVNIDDPYSDGTAGASEY, from the coding sequence ATGAAATTTGTAGGAATTGCCGGATCAATTTCCGATAAATCGTATAATAAAATGCTTTTAGATTATGCAAAATTCATCTTCAATGATGTAGTTGAAATTGAAATTTTAGATATAAATGACATTCCATTATTTAACCAAGATTTAAATCAAGACGATTACCCAAAAATCAAAGAATTATCAGATAAAATCGAATCATCTGACGGTGTAATCATTGTAACCCCAGAACATAACTACACAATACCCGCAGTATTAAAGAGCGTAATCGAGTGGTTTTCGTTCAATGTTCACCCATTAAAAAATAAACCGGTTATGATTTTAGGTGCATCTTATACAGAACAGGGAACTTCCAGAGCTCAACTACACCTAAGACAAATCCTTGATTCTCCGGGAGTTGATGCATTTGTAATGCCGGGAAATGAATTTCTATTATCAAATGTAAGAGAAAAATTTGATAAAGATGGCACACTTATCCACGAACAAACATCTGACTACTTAGAACACTGTCTTTTAAGATTTATGAAATACGCAGAACTAATTAAAAAATTAGATATAGACAACATTGAAAGCAAATTTACTCTAACACTAAAAGCCGGGGGATATGTAAACATAGATGATCCATATTCAGATGGTACAGCCGGAGCTTCAGAATATTAA
- a CDS encoding NADPH-dependent FMN reductase translates to MIKLVGIVGTNNQNSTNRKLLEYIQTQFFYKVDVELIEIKDVPLIGTIKGDEIPEIVMNISNKIEKSDGVIIATPEYDHSPTASLLNLLSWLSYKIHPLYKKPVMIVGASYGALGSSRAQYMLRQILKSPELEANVLSSEYLLPYSKKAFDEMGDLRGRDKIREMENIFDEFLAFVDFVNKSNAENLINIHDFDNFKWDSIKEEE, encoded by the coding sequence ATGATTAAACTTGTAGGAATAGTTGGTACAAATAACCAAAATTCAACAAATAGAAAACTTTTAGAATATATACAAACTCAATTTTTTTATAAAGTTGATGTAGAATTAATTGAAATTAAGGATGTGCCCCTAATTGGCACCATAAAGGGAGATGAAATCCCCGAAATAGTTATGAATATTTCAAATAAAATTGAAAAATCTGATGGCGTAATCATTGCAACACCGGAATACGACCATTCTCCAACTGCATCTTTACTAAACCTATTGTCATGGCTATCGTATAAAATTCATCCTTTATATAAAAAGCCTGTAATGATAGTCGGCGCTTCTTATGGTGCTTTGGGTTCGTCAAGAGCTCAATATATGCTAAGACAAATATTAAAGTCTCCGGAACTTGAAGCTAATGTTTTAAGTTCTGAATATCTTTTGCCTTATTCAAAAAAGGCATTTGACGAAATGGGAGATCTAAGAGGTAGAGATAAAATTCGAGAAATGGAAAATATTTTTGATGAATTTTTAGCATTTGTGGATTTTGTAAATAAGTCGAATGCTGAAAATTTAATCAACATCCATGATTTTGATAATTTCAAATGGGATTCAATAAAGGAGGAAGAATAA
- a CDS encoding N-acetylmuramoyl-L-alanine amidase family protein encodes MINERKNRKNSKSGIRSLGLGICSGMLAIGVFFNSIGISEAALVNGKDKSQNVKLTTIPREKLKENLMERELMKKPYERAIIRSDKEHREYLESFKIHAKIVNKAIEVTNLSGRTIEVYITYNDNNGEFKGATNDKFEIKDNKIKRNGKYDTTLKEVIKFNNEPQNAINVEYKPETKTLSLSGIDKIKNISSIKITGPEYVVATFNKSDFNKPVESEKKEEKPKAETPKEEKPKTETPKEEKPKTETPKKDSPKKEEPKREDIEEETEEEIRRRKERERREDETARDRRNNQNQKYKKGWNKVSEKWYYTNDGVKFVRSSWIYDEGYSSWYYLNEYGEMTSNKWVQYSDGSWYYLLENGKMAVSKWVKHTDNNWYYLLGNGKMAVSEWVKHTNSWYYLLENGKMAKSEWVYDKKYVSWYYFNNGGDMAKDKWIQHTDNNWYYLLGDGKMAKSTTINGWYVDANGIWKNR; translated from the coding sequence ATGATAAATGAAAGAAAAAATAGAAAAAATTCAAAATCCGGAATAAGAAGCTTAGGATTAGGAATTTGCTCAGGAATGTTAGCTATAGGTGTATTTTTTAATTCTATTGGGATTTCAGAGGCTGCTTTAGTAAATGGAAAAGATAAATCACAAAATGTAAAATTAACTACTATCCCTAGAGAAAAATTAAAAGAAAACTTAATGGAAAGAGAATTGATGAAGAAACCCTATGAGAGAGCTATAATTAGGAGTGATAAAGAGCATAGGGAATATTTAGAATCTTTTAAAATTCATGCTAAAATTGTCAATAAAGCTATAGAAGTTACAAATTTAAGTGGAAGGACAATTGAAGTATATATTACTTATAATGATAATAATGGAGAATTTAAGGGAGCAACTAACGATAAATTTGAAATAAAAGATAATAAAATAAAGCGTAATGGTAAATATGATACAACTCTAAAAGAAGTTATAAAGTTTAATAATGAACCTCAAAACGCTATCAATGTAGAATATAAACCTGAGACAAAAACATTAAGTTTATCCGGAATTGATAAAATTAAAAATATTTCATCAATTAAAATAACCGGACCTGAATATGTAGTAGCTACATTTAATAAATCTGATTTTAATAAACCGGTAGAAAGTGAAAAGAAAGAAGAAAAACCAAAAGCAGAAACTCCTAAAGAAGAAAAACCAAAAACAGAAACTCCTAAAGAAGAAAAACCAAAAACAGAAACTCCTAAAAAAGATTCACCTAAGAAAGAAGAACCAAAGAGAGAAGATATTGAAGAAGAAACAGAAGAAGAAATAAGAAGAAGAAAAGAAAGAGAAAGAAGAGAAGACGAAACAGCTAGAGATAGAAGAAATAACCAAAATCAAAAATATAAAAAAGGTTGGAACAAAGTATCTGAAAAATGGTATTACACAAATGACGGTGTAAAATTTGTTAGATCTTCTTGGATATACGACGAAGGATATTCATCATGGTATTACTTAAATGAATACGGCGAAATGACAAGTAATAAATGGGTGCAATATTCAGATGGTAGCTGGTATTATCTATTGGAAAATGGAAAGATGGCAGTTTCAAAATGGGTAAAACATACTGACAACAATTGGTATTATCTATTAGGTAATGGTAAAATGGCAGTTTCAGAATGGGTAAAACACACAAATAGCTGGTATTACCTATTGGAAAATGGAAAGATGGCAAAATCAGAGTGGGTATATGACAAAAAATATGTATCATGGTATTACTTCAACAATGGCGGAGATATGGCTAAAGATAAATGGATACAACATACAGATAATAACTGGTACTATTTATTAGGAGATGGTAAAATGGCCAAATCAACAACAATTAATGGTTGGTATGTAGATGCTAATGGTATTTGGAAAAATAGATAA
- a CDS encoding ABC transporter transmembrane domain-containing protein, producing MNIKNYISNNKKSVFKIVLYTFLSILFISLIPICTKLVIDNYKNLNLQTALGYGTLYIFSILLFLLFEYKKKISIGWFGAKYSIYIKGKVFESITKMNAKKLNQKTTGDIINSIIRDTETIYENYIYCYISLYISIISFLVYIAYMFYLSWILTIAIIISSAISFFIPKIVGEKMKDKRRAESDKNAEFVSIFENLMEGKEIFDYNTSEEFVKKFDKYNVEHEMSVYNLVKYISFTNIFSGGSLYFINIVTFILGIVIVSMGMMEIGSFMALIGFVDLVAIPIRDMIYLIITIKSSSKIIDKLDFYLEDKNEDLLKEKIINFEKIELRNLSYSINDFSMNGINMTFSKGKKYAIIGENGSGKSTVMKLLSKKLNNSDNQIFIDGIDINTINTNEILMYVSNLFVLNDSALENIKISNPNNEPNFESLQIIESLKSKDINGLSMGEKDRVNIARAINSYKPIIILDEFFANIDKNSEIELTKLLLKTNKTIIIVTHNNDEEYLRMFDEVYKFKK from the coding sequence ATGAATATAAAAAATTACATATCGAATAATAAAAAATCAGTATTTAAGATTGTTTTGTACACATTTTTGAGTATATTGTTTATTTCTTTAATCCCGATTTGCACTAAATTAGTAATTGATAATTATAAAAATTTGAATTTACAAACAGCGCTTGGATATGGGACATTGTACATATTTTCAATATTATTATTCTTACTTTTTGAATACAAGAAGAAAATAAGCATTGGATGGTTTGGAGCTAAGTATTCCATATATATTAAAGGAAAAGTTTTTGAATCCATTACCAAAATGAATGCGAAAAAGTTAAATCAAAAAACTACTGGAGATATTATAAATTCAATAATTAGAGATACTGAAACAATTTATGAAAATTACATTTATTGCTACATTTCCCTATATATTAGTATTATTTCATTTTTAGTTTACATAGCGTACATGTTTTATTTAAGTTGGATTTTAACAATTGCAATTATTATAAGCTCAGCAATTTCATTCTTCATTCCTAAAATCGTTGGGGAAAAGATGAAAGACAAGAGAAGGGCTGAAAGTGATAAAAATGCTGAATTTGTATCTATATTTGAAAATTTAATGGAAGGCAAGGAAATTTTTGACTATAACACAAGTGAAGAATTCGTGAAAAAATTTGATAAATATAATGTTGAACATGAAATGAGTGTGTATAATTTAGTGAAATATATTTCATTTACAAATATTTTTTCAGGTGGTTCGCTTTATTTTATCAACATAGTTACATTCATACTTGGTATTGTAATCGTATCAATGGGAATGATGGAAATAGGCTCATTCATGGCACTTATTGGATTTGTTGATTTAGTTGCAATTCCTATAAGAGATATGATTTATTTGATTATTACCATAAAATCATCTTCAAAAATCATCGATAAACTGGATTTTTATCTTGAAGACAAGAATGAAGATTTACTAAAAGAAAAAATTATCAATTTTGAAAAAATAGAATTGAGAAATTTAAGCTATTCAATCAATGATTTTAGTATGAATGGTATTAATATGACATTTTCAAAAGGAAAAAAATATGCAATTATCGGTGAAAATGGTAGTGGAAAATCTACTGTAATGAAGCTATTATCTAAAAAACTTAATAATAGTGACAATCAAATTTTTATAGATGGAATTGATATAAATACCATAAATACAAACGAAATTTTAATGTATGTATCAAATTTATTTGTATTAAATGATAGTGCTTTGGAAAATATTAAAATTTCAAACCCGAATAATGAACCTAATTTTGAAAGTTTACAAATCATTGAAAGTTTAAAATCTAAAGATATAAATGGATTGAGTATGGGAGAAAAAGATAGAGTGAATATTGCTAGAGCGATAAATTCCTATAAGCCAATAATAATTTTAGATGAATTTTTTGCAAATATTGATAAAAATAGTGAAATAGAATTGACGAAATTATTATTGAAAACTAATAAGACCATAATAATAGTTACTCATAATAATGATGAAGAATATTTAAGAATGTTTGATGAAGTGTATAAATTTAAGAAATAA
- a CDS encoding FAD:protein FMN transferase → MKYSELFTSLMGTKIHIKVLHDSPGEILKKCNKLLGEYNRRYSIYNNDSELMYVNSNAHIHPIKVNNDLFELIKLGKMHSVDENSNLNVCIGPIVKLWNIGFHNAKIPSNKELYEKLNIINPTDLILDEENKTIFFNKKGMEIDLGAVAKGYFADKILEYLKSENVLSAIINLGGNILTHGFNLESPDINWKIGLQDAQLTRGNHIMMLEINDLSIVTSGIYERKLIINDKSYHHIFDSKTGYPIETDMTSLSIISKKSVDCEIWSSKLFGKSFDEIEKICLSEKHIEAIAQYKNGEVKFTKGVHKYILWRK, encoded by the coding sequence ATGAAATATAGCGAATTATTTACTTCACTAATGGGAACTAAGATACACATAAAAGTTTTACATGATAGTCCTGGTGAAATATTAAAAAAATGTAACAAATTATTAGGCGAATATAATAGAAGATACTCGATATACAACAATGACTCAGAACTGATGTATGTAAACTCAAATGCTCACATTCATCCTATAAAAGTTAATAATGATTTATTTGAGTTGATAAAATTAGGTAAAATGCATAGCGTAGACGAAAATAGTAATTTAAATGTTTGCATTGGTCCGATTGTAAAATTATGGAATATCGGATTTCATAACGCAAAAATTCCTTCAAATAAAGAATTATATGAGAAATTAAATATAATAAATCCTACTGACTTAATTTTAGATGAGGAAAACAAAACTATATTTTTCAACAAAAAGGGCATGGAAATTGATTTAGGGGCTGTAGCTAAGGGATATTTTGCCGATAAAATTTTAGAATATTTAAAATCAGAAAATGTATTATCTGCAATTATAAATCTTGGCGGTAACATTCTTACTCATGGATTTAATTTGGAAAGTCCTGATATAAACTGGAAAATCGGGTTACAGGATGCTCAGTTAACACGTGGAAATCATATTATGATGTTGGAAATAAATGATTTATCAATAGTTACATCAGGAATATATGAGAGAAAATTAATCATAAATGACAAATCTTATCATCATATATTTGATTCAAAAACAGGATACCCGATTGAAACGGATATGACTAGCCTTTCAATCATTTCAAAGAAATCTGTTGATTGTGAAATATGGTCTTCTAAACTTTTCGGAAAATCCTTTGATGAAATAGAAAAAATCTGTCTATCAGAAAAACACATAGAGGCAATAGCTCAATATAAAAATGGTGAGGTTAAATTTACCAAAGGCGTACATAAATACATTTTATGGAGGAAATAA
- a CDS encoding YSIRK-type signal peptide-containing protein → MIKGNKIEKKPKYGMRKLSLGLCSVVLGFGLFMNGEVLRTSNSQNTVYASDSLAGGAISNNSLGDAKVKAENYGKVIVVSNLEEGHIVEYIIDYKNERGDVSNLGSIEIKDGKIVGRNGNFKMSEIVYNKKTNDKIKLKYTKEFKTLVLNTDKSKGLEKITLLLPGGAIENFYPKLFKNIELSPKTPKEPAPTNPKEEKPKKEEPKKDLPKKEEPKKDLPKKEEPKKDLPKKEEPKKDLPKKEEPKKEEPKKEEPKKEEPKKEEPKKDLPKKEEPKKDLPKKEEPKKDLPKKEEPKKDLPKKEEPKKDLPKKEEPKKDTPKKEEPKKDLPKKEEPKKDLPKKEEPKKDLPKKEEPKKDLPKKEEPKKDLPKKEEPKKDLPKKEEPKKDLPKKEEPKKEQPKQEIKTGWEEIGNKWTYRDEKGNKVISKWIYDLKYKSWYYLNSNGYMVANEWIQYTDNNWYYLLGNGKMAKSEWVYDKTYSSWYYFNNGGDMAANKWIQHTNNSWYYLLGNGKMAKSEWVYDKEYVSWYYFNNSGDMAANKWIQHTDNNWYYLLGNGKMAKSTRINGWYVNSKGIWEK, encoded by the coding sequence ATGATTAAAGGAAATAAAATAGAAAAGAAACCTAAATACGGTATGAGAAAATTGAGTTTAGGATTATGCTCAGTTGTATTAGGTTTCGGATTGTTTATGAATGGGGAAGTTTTAAGGACATCAAACTCTCAAAATACAGTTTATGCAAGTGATTCGTTAGCGGGGGGTGCAATATCTAATAATTCTCTAGGAGATGCAAAAGTTAAAGCTGAAAATTACGGTAAGGTAATTGTTGTATCTAATTTAGAAGAAGGACATATTGTAGAATATATTATAGACTATAAAAATGAAAGAGGAGATGTTTCAAATTTAGGAAGTATTGAAATAAAAGATGGAAAAATAGTAGGGCGAAATGGTAATTTTAAAATGTCCGAAATTGTATATAATAAAAAGACAAATGATAAAATAAAATTAAAATATACTAAAGAGTTTAAAACGTTAGTATTAAATACTGATAAATCAAAGGGATTAGAAAAGATTACTTTATTATTACCAGGTGGAGCTATTGAAAATTTTTATCCAAAATTATTTAAAAATATAGAATTATCACCAAAGACACCAAAAGAACCGGCACCAACAAATCCAAAAGAAGAAAAGCCAAAGAAAGAAGAACCAAAGAAGGACTTACCAAAGAAAGAAGAGCCAAAGAAGGACTTACCAAAGAAAGAAGAGCCAAAGAAGGACTTACCAAAGAAAGAAGAACCAAAGAAGGACTTACCAAAGAAAGAAGAGCCAAAGAAAGAAGAGCCAAAGAAAGAAGAGCCAAAGAAAGAAGAGCCAAAGAAAGAAGAGCCAAAGAAGGACTTACCAAAGAAAGAAGAACCAAAGAAGGACTTACCAAAGAAAGAAGAACCAAAGAAGGATTTACCAAAAAAAGAAGAACCAAAGAAGGACTTACCAAAGAAAGAAGAACCAAAGAAGGACTTACCAAAGAAAGAAGAACCAAAGAAAGACACACCAAAGAAAGAAGAGCCAAAGAAGGACTTGCCAAAGAAAGAAGAGCCAAAGAAGGACTTACCAAAGAAAGAAGAACCAAAGAAGGACTTACCAAAGAAAGAAGAGCCAAAGAAGGACTTACCAAAGAAAGAAGAGCCAAAGAAGGACTTACCAAAGAAAGAAGAGCCAAAGAAGGACTTACCAAAGAAAGAAGAGCCAAAGAAGGACTTACCAAAGAAAGAAGAGCCAAAGAAAGAACAACCAAAACAAGAAATTAAAACAGGTTGGGAAGAAATAGGTAATAAATGGACTTACAGAGATGAAAAAGGTAATAAGGTCATTTCAAAGTGGATATATGATTTAAAATATAAATCATGGTATTACCTAAATAGTAATGGATATATGGTAGCAAATGAGTGGATACAATACACAGATAATAATTGGTACTATTTATTAGGAAATGGTAAAATGGCAAAATCAGAATGGGTATATGACAAGACATATTCATCATGGTACTATTTCAACAATGGCGGAGATATGGCTGCAAATAAATGGATACAACATACAAATAATAGTTGGTACTATTTATTAGGAAATGGTAAAATGGCAAAATCAGAATGGGTATATGACAAAGAATATGTATCATGGTACTATTTCAACAATAGTGGAGATATGGCTGCAAATAAATGGATACAACATACAGATAATAACTGGTACTATTTATTAGGAAACGGTAAAATGGCTAAATCTACACGTATAAACGGTTGGTATGTTAACTCAAAAGGTATATGGGAAAAATAA
- a CDS encoding YSIRK-type signal peptide-containing protein (The YSIRK form of extended signal peptide directs nascent proteins to the cross-wall site, while signal peptides lacking YSIRK direct proteins instead to the cell pole. A large fraction of YSIRK proteins are surface proteins anchored by sortase-mediated processing of a C-terminal LPXTG motif.): MFKRNNIEKKPKYGMRKLSAGLCSGILAFSIFFGAVGAQSVSFAGEETKQEVKKEEPKKEETNKKLEKPKRKDHNKLKELLEKTRKKEKIAEIEKKKKELLEESRRKEKIAEIEKKKKELLEESRKKEKKAEEKAKREKKRKELLEESRKKEKEAEIKRLQKEEERKKQQEQAKPKIKKGWEKKADNKWYFTNDKGELVKSDWIYDEEYSSWYYLNEDGDMAVNKWVKYKNNDWYYLLGNGKMAKSYWLYDEEYSSWYYLNEKGDMAANKWVKYKNNKWYYLLGNGKMAKSDWLYDEDYSSWYYLNEDGDMAVNKWVEYKDGNWYYLLENGKMAKNRWVKHTDNNWYYLLSDGKMAKSTTINGWYVNADGVWVE, encoded by the coding sequence ATGTTTAAAAGAAATAATATCGAAAAAAAGCCTAAATATGGTATGAGAAAATTAAGTGCAGGATTGTGCTCAGGAATTTTAGCATTTTCAATTTTCTTTGGGGCTGTTGGAGCACAAAGTGTTTCATTTGCTGGGGAAGAAACAAAACAAGAAGTAAAGAAGGAAGAGCCTAAAAAAGAAGAAACTAATAAAAAATTAGAGAAACCAAAAAGAAAAGATCATAACAAATTGAAAGAGTTATTAGAAAAAACTAGAAAAAAAGAAAAAATAGCAGAAATAGAAAAGAAGAAAAAAGAATTACTAGAAGAATCAAGAAGAAAAGAAAAAATAGCAGAAATAGAAAAGAAGAAAAAAGAGTTATTAGAAGAATCAAGAAAAAAAGAGAAAAAAGCAGAAGAAAAAGCTAAAAGGGAAAAGAAGAGAAAAGAACTATTAGAAGAATCAAGAAAAAAAGAAAAAGAAGCAGAAATAAAAAGACTTCAAAAAGAAGAAGAAAGAAAAAAACAACAAGAACAAGCAAAACCTAAAATTAAAAAAGGTTGGGAAAAGAAAGCTGATAATAAATGGTATTTTACAAATGATAAGGGTGAACTAGTAAAATCAGATTGGATATATGACGAAGAATATTCATCATGGTACTATTTAAATGAAGATGGCGATATGGCTGTAAATAAATGGGTAAAATACAAAAATAATGATTGGTATTATCTATTAGGAAATGGTAAAATGGCAAAATCATATTGGTTATACGACGAAGAATATTCATCATGGTACTATTTAAATGAAAAAGGCGATATGGCTGCAAATAAATGGGTAAAATACAAAAATAACAAATGGTATTACCTATTAGGAAATGGAAAGATGGCAAAATCAGATTGGTTATATGATGAAGACTATTCATCATGGTACTATTTAAATGAAGATGGCGATATGGCTGTAAATAAATGGGTAGAGTACAAAGATGGAAACTGGTACTATCTATTAGAAAATGGAAAGATGGCAAAAAATAGATGGGTAAAACATACAGATAATAACTGGTACTACTTATTATCAGACGGTAAAATGGCTAAATCAACAACAATTAATGGTTGGTATGTAAATGCTGACGGTGTATGGGTAGAGTAG
- a CDS encoding HlyC/CorC family transporter, which produces MDSEQIYSVILFFICIILSAFFSASETAFTSLRVAKLKTRLKDGDKKVKKTLEINKKYDDLLSAILIGNNIVNIGSSAIATLFFVKIFPVYGALVSTVATTILLLILGEITPKLIAKIMPESLAIKFTKPLSFMMIILKPVIWTLSQWQKLIRKFVKVNIDHSISEEELLTYIDEAKVGGSIEDDEHVLVKAAVEFDDVSVSSILIPRVDIIGVEINDTDEEIEKIFDEYSYSRLIVYEETVDKVLGIILERDFHKYLRRKQKGEPDLTINSIISDILYIPGMLKLSELLKLMQKEKKHMAAIIDEHGGLEGIVTMEDILEELVGEIWDESDEIESEIKVLERNKIYEVSGRCSLDKIFEFLKISDAEEYNSNTIAGFVVEILDKMPHFGDSFVFENFRFTVKEIEGNRIEKVVIKKIK; this is translated from the coding sequence ATGGATTCTGAGCAGATATATAGTGTGATATTGTTTTTTATTTGTATTATACTATCAGCATTTTTTTCAGCTTCAGAGACAGCATTTACATCTTTGAGGGTTGCAAAATTAAAAACTAGATTAAAAGATGGGGATAAAAAGGTAAAGAAAACATTAGAAATTAATAAAAAATATGATGACCTACTTTCAGCGATATTAATAGGGAATAATATTGTAAATATAGGCAGTTCTGCAATTGCAACACTATTTTTTGTAAAGATATTTCCTGTTTATGGAGCATTAGTTTCAACTGTAGCAACTACAATTTTGCTATTGATTTTAGGAGAAATTACACCGAAGTTAATAGCAAAAATCATGCCGGAAAGTTTGGCTATAAAATTTACAAAACCACTTTCTTTTATGATGATTATTTTAAAACCCGTAATATGGACATTATCTCAATGGCAAAAATTAATTAGAAAATTTGTAAAAGTTAATATTGATCATTCAATAAGTGAAGAAGAGCTTTTGACATATATTGATGAGGCGAAAGTTGGAGGAAGCATTGAAGATGATGAACACGTACTTGTAAAAGCTGCTGTTGAATTTGATGATGTTAGCGTTTCAAGTATATTAATTCCCAGAGTTGACATTATTGGCGTGGAGATAAATGACACAGATGAAGAAATAGAAAAAATATTTGATGAATATTCGTACTCTAGACTTATTGTATATGAAGAAACAGTAGACAAAGTCCTAGGTATTATTTTAGAAAGAGATTTTCACAAATATTTAAGAAGAAAACAAAAAGGAGAACCGGATTTAACAATAAATTCCATAATTTCAGATATTCTATACATTCCGGGTATGCTTAAACTATCCGAATTATTAAAATTGATGCAAAAGGAAAAGAAACACATGGCGGCAATCATAGACGAACATGGCGGCCTTGAAGGTATTGTAACAATGGAAGACATCCTTGAAGAATTAGTTGGAGAAATTTGGGACGAATCCGATGAAATAGAATCAGAAATAAAAGTATTAGAAAGAAATAAAATTTACGAAGTAAGTGGCAGATGTTCACTTGATAAAATCTTTGAATTTTTAAAAATTTCTGATGCAGAAGAATATAACTCAAATACAATAGCCGGATTTGTAGTTGAAATTCTTGACAAAATGCCACACTTCGGAGATTCATTCGTTTTTGAAAACTTTAGATTTACTGTAAAAGAGATTGAAGGAAATAGGATTGAGAAAGTGGTTATAAAAAAAATAAAATAA